DNA sequence from the Streptomyces sp. HUAS 15-9 genome:
CCTACATGCGGCCCAACTTCTTCGCCAACACCCCCGACATCCTGCACGCCTACCTCCAGCACGGCGGCCGGCCCGCCTTCGAGGTGCGCGCCGTGCTCGCCGCGACCCTCTCCCCCGCGTGGGGCATCTACAGCGGCTACGAACTGTGCGAGAACACCCCGCTCCGGCAGGGCGGCGAGGAGTACCTCGACTCGGAGAAGTACCAGCTCAAAGCACGCGACTGGGCCGCCGCCGAACGCGACGGACACACCATCACCCCCCTGATCACCCGCCTCAACACCATCCGGCGCCACCACCCCGCGCTGCGGCAGCTCAGGAACCTGCGCTTCCACTCGACCGACAACGACGCCGTGATCGCGTACAGCAAGCGCACCGGCTCGGACACCGTCGTCGTGGTCGCCAACCTCGACCCGCACCACACCCAGGAGGCCACGGTCTCGTTGGACATGCCGCGACTCGGCCTGGACTGGCACGAGTCGGTGCCGGTGCGTGACGAACTGACGGATGAGACCTACCAGTGGGGCAGGACCAACTATGTGCGCCTCACACCCGGCCGGGCACCGGCTCATGTGCTCCATGTCGAGCGATCGTCCGTCTCGCCACAGATCGGAGGGCCCAGAGCGTCATGACTGTCAACGACCCCGTCCCGGACACCTTCGAGGACACACCCGCCAAGGACCGGGACCCGGATTGGTTCAAACGCGCCGTGTTCTACGAGGTCCTGGTCCGCTCCTTCCAGGACAGCGACGGCGACGGCATCGGCGACCTCAAGGGCCTGACCGCGAAACTCGACTACCTGCAGTGGCTCGGCGTCGACTGCCTCTGGCTGCCGCCGTTCTTCAAGTCCCCGCTCCGCGACGGCGGTTACGACGTCTCGGACTACACCGCCGTGCTGCCCGAGTTCGGCGACCTCGCCGACTTCGTGGAGTTCGTCGACGCCGCCCACCAGCGGGGCATGCGCGTCATCATCGACTTCGTCGTGAACCACACCAGCGACCAGCACCCGTGGTTCCAGGAGTCCCGCAAGAATCCCGACGGCCCTTACGGCGACTACTTCATGTGGGCCGACGACGACAAGCAGTACCCCGACGCGCGGATCATCTTCGTCGACACCGAGGCCTCCAACTGGACCTTCGATCCCGTCCGCGGCCAGTACTACTTCCACCGCTTCTTCTCCCACCAGCCGGACCTCAACTACGAGAACCCGGCGGTCCAGGAGGAGATCCTGGCGGCCCTCCGCTTCTGGCTGGACCTCGGCATCGACGGCTACCGGCTGGACGCGGTGCCCTATCTCTACGCGGCCGAGGGCACCAACTGCGAGAACCTGCCCGCCACCCATGAGTTCCTCAGGCGCGTCCGGCGCGAGATCGACGCGATGTACCCGGACACCGTCCTCCTGGCGGAGGCGAACCAGTGGCCGGAGGACGTGGTCGACTACTTCGGCGACTTCCGCAGCGGCGGCGACGAGTGCCACATGGCCTTCCACTTCCCGGTCATGCCCCGCATCTTCATGGCCGTACGCCGCGAATCCCGCTACCCCGTCTCCGAGATCCTCGCCAAGACCCCCGCCATCCCCGCCGGCTGCCAGTGGGGCATCTTCCTGCGCAACCACGACGAACTCACCCTGGAGATGGTCACCGACGAGGAACGCGACTACATGTGGGCCGAATACGCCAAGGACCCCCGCATGCGCGCCAACATCGGCATCCGCCGCCGCCTCGCCCCCCTCCTCGACAACGACCGCAACCAGATCGAACTCTTCACCGCCCTGCTGCTCTCCCTCCCGGGCTCCCCGATCCTCTACTACGGCGACGAGATCGGCATGGGCGACAACATCTGGCTCGGCGACCGCGACGCCGTCCGCACCCCCATGCAATGGACCCCCGACCGCAACGCCGGCTTCTCCTCCTCCGACCCCGGCCGCCTCTACCTCCCCACCATCATGGACCCGGTCTACGGCTACCAGGTCACCAACGTCGAGGCCTCCATGTCCTCCCCGTCCAGCCTGCTGCACTGGACCCGCCGCATGATCGAGATCCGCAAACAGAACCCCGCCTTCGGACTCGGCTCCTACACCGAGCTCCAGTCCTCCAACCCCGCGGTCCTCGCCTTCCTGCGCGAGCACGAGGACGACCTCGTCCTGTGCGTGCACAACTTCTCCCGCTTCGCCCAGCCGACCGAACTCGACCTGCGGGTCTACGACGGACGTCATCCCGTCGAGCTCATCGGCGGGGTCCGCTTCCCCGCCATCGGTGAACTGCCCTATCTGCTCACCCTCGCGGGACACGGCTTCTACTGGTTCCGGCTCTCCCGAGTCGCATCCCGCATCGGCCGACGACGCTGAGCGCGCGGCACCGAGGAAAGGAGGCTTCACCATGACGAAGACCGTTTCCCTCCGGCCGAGGCGCCGGACCGGTTCCGACCGGCCCAGGGCCTCACTGACCGGACTGCTGCGCGAATGGCTGCCCGGGCAGCGCTGGTTCGCGGGCAAGGACCGACCCGTCACGGAGATCTCCCTGCTGTCCATGACCGAGCTGTTCCCGGGCTGTCTGCACCTGCTGGTCCACGCCGGACACGCCGGGGTCCCCGCGCCCGTGGGCACACCCCCGGACGGTGACTGCTACCAGCTGCTGCTCGGCGCGCAGAAGCATCCGACGCCGCGCCTGGGCCGGGCCTACATCGGCCGGCCCGACGAGGGTCCGCTGGCCGGTCTGGCGGTGTACGACGCCCTGCACGACCCGCGCTCGGCCGAACTGCTCCTGGAGCGGCTGCGGCAGCCCGGCGCGGCGGGCCCGCTGCGCTTCGAGGCGGACCCGGCCGTACGGGTGCCCGGCGCACTCGCGCCGCGTCTGCTGGACGCAGAGCAGTCCAACTCCTCGCTGGTGTACGGCGACGCGTACATCCTGAAGGTCTTCCGGCGCATCCAGCCCGGGATCAACCCCGATCTGGAGGTGTCGGGGGCACTGGCCGCACAGGGCTGCACGCGCGTGCCCGCGCCGGTGGCCTGGTTCCGGACCACACAGCCGTGGCCCGCGACGCTCGGCGTGCTCCAGCCCTTCCTGCCCGGCGCCGACGACGGCTGGACGCTCGCCCTGCGCGCACTGGCCACGGGCGACGACTTCACCACGGCGGCGCGCGAACTGGGGCGGGCCACGGCCGAGGTGCACCTCGCGCTGGCCACGGCCTTCCCGTCGGACGTCCCGGGCGAGAACGAGCCGACGGCGGAGGCGATGACGGCCCGGCTGGAGGCCGCCGTGCACTGCGTGCCCGCGCTGCGGCCGTTCGTCCCGGGGCTGCGCACCGCGTTCGGCGCGCTCGCCACCTGCGACACCGGGCCGCCCGCGCAGCGAATACACGGCGACCTGCACCTCGGGCAGGTGCTGCGCACCGGCCCCGAGTGGTTCGTCATCGACTTCGAGGGCGAACCGTCCCGCCCGCTCACCGAGCGGCGCAGCGCCCAGTCCCCGCTGCGGGACATAGCCGGCATGCTGCGCTCCTTCGACTACGCGGCCCGGCAGCGCCGCCCCTGGCGCCCGGAGTGGGCCCGCCGCTGCCGGGAGGCGTTCTGCGCGGGCTATGCCGCGCGGGCCGGGTGGGATCCACGCAAGAAGCACGCCCTGCTGCGTGCCCACGAGACGGACAGGGCGGTGTACGAGGTGCTGTACGAGGCCCGGCACCGCCCGGACTGGCTTCCGGTTCCCATGGCCGCGATCGAGCGGCTCGCCGTAAGGGGAGGCTGACCTCATGGCACTGCGCGACACTTCGCTCCCCGAGCACTCGGGCCCGCTCCCGCCCACGGCCGTACCGCTGGACCCCAGGGACCGTGAGCGCCTGCTGTCGGGCTCCCACCACGATCCGCACGCCCTGCTGGGCGCCCACCCGGTCCCCGGCGGGACCCTGTTCCGGGCGCTGCGCCCGTTCGCCCGCGCGGTGAGCGTCGTGGTCGACGGCACGCACAGCGGCCTCGTCTCCGAGGGGGACGGTCTCTTCGCCGCCGTACTGCCGTACGACACGGTTCCGTCGTACACGCTGCTGGTGGAGTACGAGGACACCGAGCAGGAGGTGGACGACCCCTATCGTTTCCTCCCCGCTCTCGGCGAGCTCGATCTGCATCTGATCGGCGAGGGCCGCCACGAGCAGCTGTGGCAGGCGCTGGGCGCCGAGCCGATGACGCACCAAGGTGTGACCGGCACCCGCTTCACCGTGTGGGCGCCGAACGCTCAAGGGGTGCGGGTCGCCGGGGACTTCACCTGGTGGGACGGCACCCAGTACCCGATGCGTTCGCTCGGCTCGTCCGGCGTCTGGGAGCTGTTCCTGCCGGGCATCGGCGAGGGCACCCGGTACAAGTTCGAGATCACGTCGCGCTACGGCGACCGGTTCCTCAAGGCCGACCCGATGGCCCGGCGCACGGAGGTGCCGCCCGACACCGCTTCCGTCGTCACGGCCTCGCACTACGAGTGGGGCGACGCGGGGTGGATGGCGCGCCGGGCCGGCACGCCGGTGCACGAGGCACCGTTCTCGGTGTACGAGATCCATCTCCCCTCCTGGCGCCTCGGCCTGACGTATCGTCAACTGGCCGACCAGCTGCCCGCGTACGTCAAGGACCTCGGCTTCACCCACGTCGAGCTGATGCCCGTCGCCGAGCACCCCTTCGGCCCCTCGTGGGGCTATCAGGTCACGTCCTACTACGCTCCGACCTCCCGGCTGGGGACCCCCGACGACTTCAAGTACCTGATCGACGCCCTCCACCGGGCCGGCATCGGCGTGATCATGGACTGGGTGCCCGCGCACTTCCCCAAGGACGACTGGGCGCTGGCGCGCTTCGACGGGGATCCGCTGTACGAGCCCGGGGACTCGCGTCGGGCCGAGCATCCGGACTGGGGGACGTACGAGTTCGACTTCGGGCGCATCGAGGTGCGCAACTTCCTGGTCGCCAACGCCGTGTACTGGTGCGAGGAGTTCCATATCGACGGGCTGCGCGTCGACGCGGTCGCCTCCATGCTCTACCTCGACTACTCGCGCGACTCCGGCCAGTGGACGCCCAATGTGTTCGGCGGGCGGGAGG
Encoded proteins:
- the treS gene encoding maltose alpha-D-glucosyltransferase, with product MTVNDPVPDTFEDTPAKDRDPDWFKRAVFYEVLVRSFQDSDGDGIGDLKGLTAKLDYLQWLGVDCLWLPPFFKSPLRDGGYDVSDYTAVLPEFGDLADFVEFVDAAHQRGMRVIIDFVVNHTSDQHPWFQESRKNPDGPYGDYFMWADDDKQYPDARIIFVDTEASNWTFDPVRGQYYFHRFFSHQPDLNYENPAVQEEILAALRFWLDLGIDGYRLDAVPYLYAAEGTNCENLPATHEFLRRVRREIDAMYPDTVLLAEANQWPEDVVDYFGDFRSGGDECHMAFHFPVMPRIFMAVRRESRYPVSEILAKTPAIPAGCQWGIFLRNHDELTLEMVTDEERDYMWAEYAKDPRMRANIGIRRRLAPLLDNDRNQIELFTALLLSLPGSPILYYGDEIGMGDNIWLGDRDAVRTPMQWTPDRNAGFSSSDPGRLYLPTIMDPVYGYQVTNVEASMSSPSSLLHWTRRMIEIRKQNPAFGLGSYTELQSSNPAVLAFLREHEDDLVLCVHNFSRFAQPTELDLRVYDGRHPVELIGGVRFPAIGELPYLLTLAGHGFYWFRLSRVASRIGRRR
- a CDS encoding maltokinase N-terminal cap-like domain-containing protein, translated to MTKTVSLRPRRRTGSDRPRASLTGLLREWLPGQRWFAGKDRPVTEISLLSMTELFPGCLHLLVHAGHAGVPAPVGTPPDGDCYQLLLGAQKHPTPRLGRAYIGRPDEGPLAGLAVYDALHDPRSAELLLERLRQPGAAGPLRFEADPAVRVPGALAPRLLDAEQSNSSLVYGDAYILKVFRRIQPGINPDLEVSGALAAQGCTRVPAPVAWFRTTQPWPATLGVLQPFLPGADDGWTLALRALATGDDFTTAARELGRATAEVHLALATAFPSDVPGENEPTAEAMTARLEAAVHCVPALRPFVPGLRTAFGALATCDTGPPAQRIHGDLHLGQVLRTGPEWFVIDFEGEPSRPLTERRSAQSPLRDIAGMLRSFDYAARQRRPWRPEWARRCREAFCAGYAARAGWDPRKKHALLRAHETDRAVYEVLYEARHRPDWLPVPMAAIERLAVRGG
- the glgB gene encoding 1,4-alpha-glucan branching enzyme, with amino-acid sequence MALRDTSLPEHSGPLPPTAVPLDPRDRERLLSGSHHDPHALLGAHPVPGGTLFRALRPFARAVSVVVDGTHSGLVSEGDGLFAAVLPYDTVPSYTLLVEYEDTEQEVDDPYRFLPALGELDLHLIGEGRHEQLWQALGAEPMTHQGVTGTRFTVWAPNAQGVRVAGDFTWWDGTQYPMRSLGSSGVWELFLPGIGEGTRYKFEITSRYGDRFLKADPMARRTEVPPDTASVVTASHYEWGDAGWMARRAGTPVHEAPFSVYEIHLPSWRLGLTYRQLADQLPAYVKDLGFTHVELMPVAEHPFGPSWGYQVTSYYAPTSRLGTPDDFKYLIDALHRAGIGVIMDWVPAHFPKDDWALARFDGDPLYEPGDSRRAEHPDWGTYEFDFGRIEVRNFLVANAVYWCEEFHIDGLRVDAVASMLYLDYSRDSGQWTPNVFGGREDLDAVAFLQEMNATVYRRAPGVLTIAEESTAWDGVTRPTDSGGLGFGLKWNMGWMHDSLEYIQHEPVHRKYHHNEMTFSMVYAYSENYVLPISHDEVVHGKQALVSKMPGDWWQRRANHRAYLGFMWAHPGKQLLFMGQEFAQGAEWSEAHGPEWWLLDSAYEAEADHRGVQDLVRDLNTVYRAHPALWQRDTDPAGFRWVVGDAADDNVFAFLRFDGRGTPLLAVSNFSPVVRHDYRLGVPDGIAAWQEILNTDSARYGGGDITHRGPLVADEGALRVTLPPLATVWLVPHPVQHMTERGSRGTCAP